A region of the Mycobacterium sp. NBC_00419 genome:
CGGCGAACCACTCCCGGGGCTGTGGCGACATGCTGGTGCTCGGCAGGTACTGGAAGAACTCGGCCGGTTCACCGGCCACACCCGTGGCGCGCAGCGACTCGACCAACAATGTGCTGCCGCTGCGCTGCGACGCGAGCACCAGATATGCGGACGCGGGGTCTGGCATGGGGCAGAGCCTAACGGCACTTCCCGCACTGCGCTGCGGGGGATTGGTTTAACTCCCCTTGATGAAAATCATTGTGCGAAGCCAACTTCGTCATCGATGCCACGCTCGGTGGCGATGGCCGAGCGGCTGGTCAACGTGATGCCGTTGATCTGGAAGTACGTCTCGGTGTAGCGGGCCGCGATGCGGGTCCCGGCGAACTCCGACGGAATGACATCACCGGTCTGCTCGCGCCAGTCGTTGAGCCGGACGGCGAGTTCGTCGGCGATCTTCTCGGCGTCGTCGGTGACCTCACCGACGAGCAGATTGGTCGTCTCGGTCGGATCGGCGACGAGGTCATAGAGCTCACGTGGCGGCCGCGGTGAGGTGATGAAGGGCTCGACCGCCTGTCCCGACGGGCTCTCCTCGATGTCCAGCGGCAGGTCGAGAAGCGGGCGCTGCGCGTAGTTCTCGATGTAGCTGTATTCCTTGGTGCGGATGGCCCGAATCGGGTCGAACGAATCGTGGTACGTCTTCTCGGTATAGACGTGATCGCGGACTTCGTGCCGATCATCCTGCACGCCAGTCAGATTGGCGGCGTGCGAGAGGCCTTCGATGTCGTCGCCCGGGGCGATGCCCACCAACCCCAGCAGCGTGGGCAGCAGATCGACGCCGCTGAACAGCTGGTCGTAGACCTGTGCGGGGCGGCCGAGCCGCAGCGGCGGTCGGATGATCAGGGCGATGCCGGTGCCCGCGTCGTACAGCGTGGACTTCGCGCGCGGGAAGGCCGGGCCGTGGTCGGTCACGAAGACCACCCAGGTGCTCTGGTCGAGTCCGGTCTCGGCCAGGGTGTCCAGTAGTCGGCCGACGGCGGCGTCGGCGACGGTGATCGAGCCGTAGAACTCGGCCAGGTCGCCGCGCACCTCGGGGGTGTCGGGCAGCGAGTCGGGCACCTCGACGTCGGAGGTGTCGGCAGGTTCGTAGCGGTCGCGCGGGTAGGGCCGGTGCGTCTCGAAGAACCCGGCCGTGAGCAGGAAGGGAATACCCTCCTCGATCGGAGCGCTGTCGACCAGCCACTCCTGGGCCCGCTGGACGACGTACTCGCAGAACGAGTTCGAGACGTCGAACTCGTCGAAGCCCAGCCGCGCGGGAAACGAGGTCTCATGCTGCATTCCGAAAAGAGCTGAATACCAACCGTGTTCGTGCAATACCTGGGGCAGCGTGCGGACGCCGGGCCGGTATTCGAAGCCGTGGTGGGCAAGCCCGACTAGTCCGTTGCTGTGCGGGTAGCGGCCGGTGAACAGCGACCCGCGCGACGGCGAGCACAGCGGCGCGGTGGCGTGGGCCTGGGTGAACAGGATGCCGTCGGCGGCGAGCTGGTCCAGGTGCGGGCTGACGACTCCGGGATGGCCGTAGACGCCCAGGGAGCGGCCCAGGTCATGCCAGTGGACGATCAGCACGTTGTCCTGTTGCGCCTCGCTCACGCGGGATGCCTCCGTTCGGTTCCTGCCGGTTCAACCTTGCCTCGCCGTGCGAGGCTGCCCTGAGCCGGCATCGACGGCAAGGGTTTCACTCCGGCCGATTACCTGGGTTTTCGTTGCGCCTCGCGCGCCGAGCGTAACGCCACGGCGCTTTCAAGCTCGGTTTTCCGCCGTGGCGTTACCCTCGCGGAGATGAGTTTGAGAACACGCTGGGTGCTCATCGGGGCTGTGGGCGCGGTGTTCGTCTACGCCGCGATGTGGATCGGCTACGTCCATAACTGGGCGTGGCTGGACACCGTCGACACCGTGTCGTTGCGGGTGTTTTACGACTTCGGCATCAGCCGACCCGGCTGGGTGTCGTCCTGGCAGCTGTTCTGCACGGTGTTCGGCCCCACCGGTTTTCGGGTGATCGCGCTGGTGTTGATCGTGATCGCGGTGCTGCGCGGCAGCATGCGGACCGCATTGTTCCTGGCGCTCAGTGTGGGCTTGATGGGTCTGGTCACCGAAACGGCCAAGACGATCGCGGGCCGGCCCCGGCCGGTCACGGCGATGGCCGAGGCGGCCTCGTCGTCGTTCCCGTCCGGGCACGCCCTGGGCGTGATGGTCGGCGTGCTGGCCATCCTCACCGTGGTGTGGCCGGTGGCGGGACGGCTGCGGCTGCCGCTCGCGCTGCTCGGGGCGGTGCTGATCGTCCTGGTCGGAGTGGGCCGGGTGGTGCTCAACGTCCACCACCCGTCCGACGTGGTCGCGGGGTGGGCGCTCGGTTTCCTCTACTACCTGGTGTGTGTGCGGCTGGTGCCGCCGCGGCCGCTCACGGCAGCGGCCGAAACACCGGCAGAGCTCGATACTGTGCGGTAAAGCTGGCCGTGTCGTAGGTGCTGCCGACTTCACCGTCGCGGGCCACCTCGGTGGGGCCGTCGACCGCTTCGAAGGAGAACTGCGGGACCTGCATCTCGTGGTAGAGCGGGCTGCGTTCCAGGCGGCCCAGTGCCAGCGCGCTGAGGATGCGCAGCCGGCTGAGCCGCCGGCCGGTTTCCAGGATGCGGACGTCGAGCAATCCGTCGTCGAGCCTGGTGCGCCGCGCCGGGGCGAAACCCGAAGGCAGGTAGACCGAATTGCCCAGGAAGAACAGCGAGGTCTGCAGGGTCTTGTTGTCGTAGCGGATGCGCACCGGCTTCTCACGGCGCAAGGTGTGCAGCATCGCGTACAGCCCGGCCAGCGGTTTACCGATCTTGTGCTCGAGCTTCTCGCGGGTGCGCACGAACCTCGGGTAGGCGCCGATGCTCGCGGTGTTGATCACCGTCTGGTCGTCGTTGAGACAGACCAGGTCGACGCGGGAGACGCTGCCGGTGCGGATCGCCGACACCGTGCGATCGACGGTGTCGCAGCCGATGTCCTTGGCGAAGTGGTTGAAGGTGCCGGCCGGGAACACCGCCAACGGCAGACCCGTGTCCACTGCCACCGCCGCCGCGCACGACACGGTGCCGTCGCCGCCGCCGACGGCGAGCACCTCGGCGCGTTGCGCGGCCTCGCGCAGCACCGACTCCGGGGAGTCGTCCTCGCCGAGTTCCACGATCTCGGCTTTGGGCAGCTTCTCGCGGACCTCGTCGATCACCCGTGCGCCGTTGCCGCTGCCGGAGGCCGGGTTGACCACCAGCACGACGCCTTCGCCCTCGGGGCGTTGCGGGGTGTCGACGCGCAGCGGTTCGGTGGACGGCAGCTTGGCCGGAACAATGGGCGGCACCAGTCGCGCGCCCAGGACCGCCACCGCAGCGCCGATCCCGAATCCGGCGAACACGTCGCCGGGATAGTGGGCGCCGGTAGCCACCCGCGACAGGCCGACCAGTCCGGCCAGCAGCGCCAGCCCCAGACCCAGCGGCGGGCTTTCGAGGCCGACGCCGACCGCGAATGCCGCGGCGCTCGCGGAATGCCCGGATGGCAGCGAGTTCGACGTCGGCATCCGACGGGCCCGCCGGACCAGCGGCACCAGGGTCCCGTTGGGCCGGGGACGTTTCCACACCCGCTTGGCCACCTGATTGGTCAGCAGGCTGGTGACCGCTAGTGTCGCCACGCCCCGGCTGGCACCACGGCGCACCGACGGCGAGCCCGTCGCTGTCAGGGCCGCCGCGATGCCCAGCCACAGCTTCGAGTGGTCGGCTGCCCGCGTAAGGATCGGCATGGCCTTGTCCAGCAGAACGCTGGGGGATTCGGCGACTGCCTCGAACACCTCGCGGTCTAGGGTTCCCAGTCCGCCGGTGATCTGACGGATGCCCTGGGCGTCAAGCAAGCTTCGCGACTTCATAAATCCAACGTAGCCGGGTCGATTTGCGACACGGCCGTCAATTTCGGCCCGAACCCAAGGTTCGGGGTGTCCAATCTCGGGGGCACTGCTGCGGAGCGAAGGGAATTGTCATGAGGTGTGCGAGCTATGTCGGTCGGGTCGGTGGCCTGGCGGTGGCGCTGGGGGTCGGCTTCGCGATCGCCACCGCGACTGCGGCGGTGAGCAGTGCCGACACCGGGTCGCCGTCGAGCAGCCATGGAAGTTCGGCCCGCGGTGCAGCGGCCAAGCACAAGGTGGCCAGTTCCTCGTCGAACCAAACCATCGCCCAGGTGAACGTGGCCGGCGGCGCCAGCCCCACTCCGCAGGTCCCGTCGACCCCGGCACAAACCCTGGCTGCAGCCGTCGCCGAGGTGGTGCGCCGGGACGTCGCGCACAGCGCGCGGACCGCGACCGGCCGTGCCGTGACCACTGCCGCCGTCGTGACCACCCCGGCCCCGGTACTCAGTAGCGGCAACCTCGTGGTGAACTCCGGTGCCGAGGCTGGTGATCCGTCGTTGTCGGGATACAGCTCGGTGACGCTGCCCGGCTGGACTGTGACGGGCACGCCGACGGTGATCCAGTACGGCACGCTGCGACGCCTGCCGGGTTTCTTGGGCGCCGAAGGGCCGACGTTGCCGGCGTTCCTGAGCTTCCCGCAGACCGCCCCGACAGGCGGCGGCAATCAGTTCTTCGGCGGCGGCAACGTGGCGACTTCGTCGCTGTCGCAGACCGTGGACCTCACCGGGGCGGCGACCGCCATCGACCACCTCGCCGATCCCACCGCGGCGGGTGTGGCGTTCGCGTTGAGCGCTCAACTGGGCGGCTACCTGCTGGATCCGTCGCGGGCGTCGGTGAAGGTCACCTTCCTCGATGCCAACAAGGCCTATCTCGGCAGCGAGGACATCGGACCGGTCACCGCGCTGGATCGCTGGCTGCAGACCGGCTTCCAGCAGCGCGACACCACCGGGTACGTCCCGGTGGGCACGCGCAGCGCGCAGATCGTGGTGACCTTGAAGGATCTCAATCCGATCCTGGGCAACTACAACAACGCCTACGCCGACAACGTGTCATTCAGCATCCAGTCGACCGACGTGGCCCCGGCGCCGCTGACGGTGCCGACCTCGAACGTCGGATCGCTGGACCATCTGATCATGGTCTACATGGAGAACCATGGTGTCGGTGACATCGTCGGCAGCCCCAATGCGCCCTACATCAACAGCCTCATCAACGCATACGGATACGCGACGAACTACTACGCGCTGACTCATCCGAGCGACCCCAACTACTGGCCTATCCTGGGTGGCTCCAACTACGACTTGAACTACAACTGCGCGGCAGATTGCTTCGACGCGCCCAACCTCGTCAGTGAGAATCCCGGATTGACTTGGGCCGCATACCAAGACGGTGGCGGGGGCTACAGCACCCCGAATGACCGCACACCGTTCCTGGCGTTCCACAATATCTACAACCAGGGTGCGGCCTATATCGACAACCACATCTTCGATATCTCGCAGATGGCAACCGATTTCAACGGCACTCCCGCCGACGTCGCGAAGTTCATCTGGTTCGCCGCTGACGACGCCACAAATATGGAGGGCCCCACTTCAGGTCTGCAGGGCATCCTGCCGTGGGCGCTGAGTCAGCTGACGACACACCAGTACAACGTTGCCGCGGGCGACACGTTCATTCAGCAGCAGATGTCGGTGATCTTCGATTCGGATCTGTGGAAGTCCGGCGACTCCACCGCCGTGGTGCTGACTTTCGACGAGGACTACAACAACATCTCGTTGGGGATCGGGAACGAAGGCAATCACATCGTGACCGTCGTGATCCCGAATCAGGCGGCGATCACCGGCGGTATGCGGGGCGGGGCGTTCATCGCCACCGACTACTACAACCACTACAGCCTGCAGCGGACCATCGAACTGGCGCTGGGCTTGGGGCCGGTGACCAACAACGACAAGTACGCCCAGCCGATGAACGAATTCTGGGTATAGCTATTTGTTTTCGGCCGGTGGATCGTCGGCGGGCGTGGCGCTGGGGACGACGATGCGCTTGGTGGCAACCGGCTTGCCGTCGACCTTCTTGACGACCTGAGGCGGTGCCGGCGGGGGTGCGGTGATCCGGCCCTGAACGGGTGCGCCGTTCTTGATGGTCGGCACCGACACCCGTTTGGTGGCGGCCTTGTCGTCCTTGTCGGCGCCGGCGCCGCCGTGCATCGCGCCGGGCGGAACCATCGGCATGCCGCCCATACCGCCGGACGGTGTCGACGTCGACGGCGGCGCGCTGGGCCGCGGCGTCGCCATCGTGGGCGCGGCCGATGGCGAGGTGCCGGCGGAGGGAACCGGGGGTGGGCCGAGCATTGCGGTGGGCGCGGTGCCGCCGAATCCGCCGCCTGCTGAACCACCACCGCCTGCTGAACCGCCGCCGCCTGCGCCCCCGAATTCGCCTGCGTCCGCGCCGTATTCGTCAAGGGGAAGATCCGAGAGGCTGGCCTTGTCCAGCTCGGCGGCGGAGCCACCGGCCTGCTGCATCATGCCCATCCCGGCCTGCATGGCCTGCTGCGCGCCCTGGGCGACCTGCTGGGGAATCTGGGCCAGAGGTTGCAGGGCGCCGCCCATCGCGCCGGCCAGCGCACCGGCGATGCCGGACGCCATCTGCGGGAGCTGCTGGGCCATCTGCGAGGCATCGCCCTGAGCGGCAACACCTTTCATCTCCGCTGACGCGGCCTCGTCCTGGGCGGGGAACTTGGCGGCGGCTTCGGCGGTCTTGGCATCGCGCTTGGCGTGCTCTTCGAGGCTCTCGGCGTTGTCCTTCGGGTCACCCAGATTGGCGGCCAGGCCCAGGACGCGAAGAAGTTGTTCGATCGGGGTGGCACCGGCGACCAGCGGGTCTGAGGTGATGGGCGGGGGAGGGGCGTTCATGGCGTTGGCTTGCAGGTAGTGGCCAGCGCTGGCGGCGAGATGGCCTTCAGTCATCGGCGTTGCTCCCCTCGGGCGGCCAGGTTCACGGCCTGGAACCAGGCGAAGTGGTAGTTGGCGCTGGTCTTTTCGCCCTTGAGCAGGGCGTCGATGGTGGCCAGCAGCTGCCAGTTGCCGACATTAGCGGGGTCGACGTTGTCGGGGTAGTCACCCAGAACCTGGCGGGCGACGGTGCCGAGGTGCTCGTGTAGTAGCTCGACCTCGGAGTCGAGGTAGCCGGTACCGGTCGAGGTGGCTTTGGCCAGCGTGTGGGCCAGCCGCGGGAGGCCGTCGCGCCACTTGGTGGCCTGGGCGAGTTCCCAGCCGAGGTCCTCGACGGCGGGTGTCTGGCGGGCGCGGATGGACATCAACACCGGCTCGCAGTCGTCGGCTTTGGGAATGAACTGGCCGGGGGTGTAGGCGGCGGTGAGGGTTGTCGGGCCCAGCAAGGCGGCGAGGTTGGCGCGGCGGTGGGCCGGCGCGGGCAGTTGTATGCCGGTGGGGATCTCGATGTGCGGCGGGATCCAGCCGCTGGCGAGGTCGGTGGCCAGCACAGTGGTGTCGTCGTCGTGGTCGCCAATTGCCCAGCGCAGCTTGGGTTCTTGGCGTGCGACCGCGTCGAGGAGGCGCTGGAGGCGTTGTTGGGCTTGGGTCTGCGCGGCGCTGGCACCGGCCATGGCTCCGGTAGCGGTTGCGGCGAAAGCGCTTTCGGTGATCC
Encoded here:
- a CDS encoding sulfatase family protein; its protein translation is MSEAQQDNVLIVHWHDLGRSLGVYGHPGVVSPHLDQLAADGILFTQAHATAPLCSPSRGSLFTGRYPHSNGLVGLAHHGFEYRPGVRTLPQVLHEHGWYSALFGMQHETSFPARLGFDEFDVSNSFCEYVVQRAQEWLVDSAPIEEGIPFLLTAGFFETHRPYPRDRYEPADTSDVEVPDSLPDTPEVRGDLAEFYGSITVADAAVGRLLDTLAETGLDQSTWVVFVTDHGPAFPRAKSTLYDAGTGIALIIRPPLRLGRPAQVYDQLFSGVDLLPTLLGLVGIAPGDDIEGLSHAANLTGVQDDRHEVRDHVYTEKTYHDSFDPIRAIRTKEYSYIENYAQRPLLDLPLDIEESPSGQAVEPFITSPRPPRELYDLVADPTETTNLLVGEVTDDAEKIADELAVRLNDWREQTGDVIPSEFAGTRIAARYTETYFQINGITLTSRSAIATERGIDDEVGFAQ
- a CDS encoding phosphatase PAP2 family protein; its protein translation is MSLRTRWVLIGAVGAVFVYAAMWIGYVHNWAWLDTVDTVSLRVFYDFGISRPGWVSSWQLFCTVFGPTGFRVIALVLIVIAVLRGSMRTALFLALSVGLMGLVTETAKTIAGRPRPVTAMAEAASSSFPSGHALGVMVGVLAILTVVWPVAGRLRLPLALLGAVLIVLVGVGRVVLNVHHPSDVVAGWALGFLYYLVCVRLVPPRPLTAAAETPAELDTVR
- a CDS encoding bifunctional phosphatase PAP2/diacylglycerol kinase family protein, with the protein product MKSRSLLDAQGIRQITGGLGTLDREVFEAVAESPSVLLDKAMPILTRAADHSKLWLGIAAALTATGSPSVRRGASRGVATLAVTSLLTNQVAKRVWKRPRPNGTLVPLVRRARRMPTSNSLPSGHSASAAAFAVGVGLESPPLGLGLALLAGLVGLSRVATGAHYPGDVFAGFGIGAAVAVLGARLVPPIVPAKLPSTEPLRVDTPQRPEGEGVVLVVNPASGSGNGARVIDEVREKLPKAEIVELGEDDSPESVLREAAQRAEVLAVGGGDGTVSCAAAVAVDTGLPLAVFPAGTFNHFAKDIGCDTVDRTVSAIRTGSVSRVDLVCLNDDQTVINTASIGAYPRFVRTREKLEHKIGKPLAGLYAMLHTLRREKPVRIRYDNKTLQTSLFFLGNSVYLPSGFAPARRTRLDDGLLDVRILETGRRLSRLRILSALALGRLERSPLYHEMQVPQFSFEAVDGPTEVARDGEVGSTYDTASFTAQYRALPVFRPLP
- a CDS encoding phosphoesterase, with the translated sequence MRCASYVGRVGGLAVALGVGFAIATATAAVSSADTGSPSSSHGSSARGAAAKHKVASSSSNQTIAQVNVAGGASPTPQVPSTPAQTLAAAVAEVVRRDVAHSARTATGRAVTTAAVVTTPAPVLSSGNLVVNSGAEAGDPSLSGYSSVTLPGWTVTGTPTVIQYGTLRRLPGFLGAEGPTLPAFLSFPQTAPTGGGNQFFGGGNVATSSLSQTVDLTGAATAIDHLADPTAAGVAFALSAQLGGYLLDPSRASVKVTFLDANKAYLGSEDIGPVTALDRWLQTGFQQRDTTGYVPVGTRSAQIVVTLKDLNPILGNYNNAYADNVSFSIQSTDVAPAPLTVPTSNVGSLDHLIMVYMENHGVGDIVGSPNAPYINSLINAYGYATNYYALTHPSDPNYWPILGGSNYDLNYNCAADCFDAPNLVSENPGLTWAAYQDGGGGYSTPNDRTPFLAFHNIYNQGAAYIDNHIFDISQMATDFNGTPADVAKFIWFAADDATNMEGPTSGLQGILPWALSQLTTHQYNVAAGDTFIQQQMSVIFDSDLWKSGDSTAVVLTFDEDYNNISLGIGNEGNHIVTVVIPNQAAITGGMRGGAFIATDYYNHYSLQRTIELALGLGPVTNNDKYAQPMNEFWV
- a CDS encoding DUF5631 domain-containing protein — translated: MSAAPIAPAGPLPAYGADIRPAAATMPAGPAPTPPAAPASAPVSPANASSVAQPAVVRQQPTPLATPSPAGITESAFAATATGAMAGASAAQTQAQQRLQRLLDAVARQEPKLRWAIGDHDDDTTVLATDLASGWIPPHIEIPTGIQLPAPAHRRANLAALLGPTTLTAAYTPGQFIPKADDCEPVLMSIRARQTPAVEDLGWELAQATKWRDGLPRLAHTLAKATSTGTGYLDSEVELLHEHLGTVARQVLGDYPDNVDPANVGNWQLLATIDALLKGEKTSANYHFAWFQAVNLAARGEQRR